One window from the genome of Garra rufa chromosome 1, GarRuf1.0, whole genome shotgun sequence encodes:
- the slc25a23b gene encoding calcium-binding mitochondrial carrier protein SCaMC-3b, with protein sequence MGEARSRFPSCWTWARCQDNGVSDPEREKRWAELFDQMDLNKDGRIDVNELRTGLTAWGIVRSEVDEIVRVSDTNHDGQLDFEEFTQYLRMHEKELRLMFSSLDRNNDGHIDVAEIQLSLRSLGVNVSTEQASRILQSIDRDGTMTIDWNEWRDHFLFNPLHNMEDIAHYWKHSLMLDIGEQLTVPDEFSEKERRSGVVWRQLVAGAMAGAVSRTGTAPLDRLKVFLQVHGSSGVSLFGGLRGMVQEGGLRSLWRGNGINVLKIAPESAIKFMSYEQIKWLIRGSKEGGSLRVQERFIAGSLAGATAQTIIYPMEVLKTRLTLRKTGQYSGMADCAKQILRKEGVRAFYKGYLPNTLGIIPYAGIDLAVYETLKNAWLQRYCMGSADPGVLVLLGCGTVSSTCGQLASYPLALIRTRMQAQASVDGTPQLSMLGQFKHIVSHEGVPGLYRGIAPNFLKVIPAVSISYVVYEHMKKALGVGS encoded by the exons ATGGGCGAAGCGAGAAGTCGGTTCCCTTCGTGTTGGACATGGGCTCGCTGTCAAGATAATGGTGTGTCCGATCCAGAGCGGGAGAAACGATGGGCCGAACTGTTCGATCAGATGGATCTAAATAAAGATGGGAGGATCGATGTGAACGAACTGCGCACCGGTTTAACCGCATGGGGGATCGTTCGCAGTGAGGTAGACGAG ATTGTACGTGTGAGTGACACCAATCATGACGGCCAGCTGGACTTTGAGGAGTTCACACAGTATCTGCGCATGCACGAGAAAGAGCTCAGACTCATGTTTAGCAGCCTGGATCGCAACAACGACG GTCACATAGATGTTGCAGAAATTCAGCTCTCCTTGCGCAGCCTTGGCGTGAATGTATCCACAGAGCAGGCCTCCAGAATCCTGCAGAG CATAGACAGAGATGGCACTATGACCATTGACTGGAACGAGTGGCGGGACCACTTCCTGTTTAACCCCTTACACAACATGGAGGACATCGCTCACTACTGGAAACACTCTCTG ATGTTGGACATTGGAGAGCAGTTGACTGTGCCGGATGAGTTCTCAGAGAAAGAGCGGCGCTCAGGTGTGGTGTGGAGACAGCTAGTAGCCGGGGCAATGGCAGGAGCCGTATCGCGAACGGGAACTGCTCCTCTCGACCGTCTTAAAGTTTTCCTTCAG GTCCATGGCTCCAGTGGTGTGAGTTTGTTTGGAGGTTTGCGGGGAATGGTGCAGGAAGGTGGATTGAGGTCCCTTTGGAGAGGCAACGGCATCAATGTCCTCAAAATTGCCCCGGAGTCAGCTATCAAATTCATGTCTTATGAGCAG ATCAAATGGCTGATCAGAGGCAGTAAGGAGGGTGGCTCTCTAAGAGTTCAGGAACGCTTCATTGCTGGATCACTGGCAGGAGCTACAGCTCAGACCATCATCTACCCCATGGAG GTGTTGAAGACGCGCCTGACCCTCCGGAAGACAGGGCAATATTCTGGCATGGCAGACTGTGCCAAACAGATACTGCGTAAAGAAGGAGTGCGTGCGTTCTACAAAGGCTATTTGCCCAACACACTTGGCATCATCCCGTATGCTGGCATTGATCTGGCTGTCTATGAG ACTCTAAAGAACGCTTGGCTACAGCGCTACTGCATGGGCTCGGCTGATCCTGGTGTTCTGGTGCTTCTTGGATGTGGCACTGTGTCTAGCACATGTGGGCAGCTGGCTAGTTACCCACTGGCTTTAATCCGCACTCGGATGCAGGCTCAGG CCTCAGTAGATGGCACTCCTCAGCTGTCTATGCTTGGCCAGTTCAAGCACATTGTGTCCCATGAAGGCGTTCCTGGACTTTACCGTGGCATTGCCCCCAATTTCCTCAAAGTCATTCCTGCTGTTAGCATCTCCTATGTGGTTTATGAGCATATGAAGAAAGCACTGGGAGTGGGATCCTAA